The sequence GCCGTGCTGACCTGCCTGAACGCAGGCAAGGCCGTGCTGTGCGAGAAGGCCTTCACGCTCAACCGGGCCCAGGCGGCCAAGCTGGTGGATCTCGCGCGGGAGCGGAGGCTGTTCCTCATGGAGGCCATGTGGATGCGCTGCGTCCCGGCCATCCGCAAGATCGTGGAGCTGGTCGAGGGGGGAGCGATCGGCCCGGTCGAGGCCGTCCACGCCGACTTCGGGATCTCCGTCTCCGTCGAGCCGGACCACCGGCTCCGCGACCCCGAGCTGGGTGGCGGCGCCCTGCTCGACCTGGGCGTCTACCCGATCTCCTTCGCCTACCTCATGCTCGGCGCCCCCGCCGGGGTGCAGTCCTGGGCGCGGCTGACCCCCGAGGGCGTGGACGAGAACACCGGCATGTTGCTCGGCTACGACAGCGGCGCGGTCGCGCTGCTGTCCTGCGGCATCACCACCGACGGCCCGGTCACCGCGTCGGTCTCCGGCCCGCTCGGCCGGATCGAGCTGCCGCACCTGTTCTTCCGCCCCGGCGCCTTCGTCCTGCACCGGGCCGGCGCCGCGCCGGAGACCTTCCACGTCCCCTACGAGGGGACCGGCATGCTGCACGAGGCGGTCGAGGCCATGCGCTGCCTGCGCGAGGGGCTGCTGGAGAGCCCGCTCGTGCCCTGGCAGGCCACCCTCGACGTGATGGGCGTCATGGACGAGGTCCGCAGGCAGGTGGGGGTCCGCTTCCCCGGCGAGTGACCCGCGCGGCCCTGGGGCCGTCCGCGGGGCCGGAAGGCCCGGGGACGGCCTCAGACGCGGCGCCAGTCGTGGCCGTCCAGGAAGGCGCGCCCGCCGGTGGCGTACTCGGTGAAGGCGTCCTGGACCGTTTCGAGGTCGGAGACGTGCGTGCGGAACATCAGGTCCTGGACGCTGTCCTTGTACTCCAGCTCGTAGCCCGTGATCTCGGGGGACGTCTGGATGAAGTGCTCTCCGAAGACGACCAGCGCCGTGAACGGGTTCTGCGGCGCCATGGTGGCCAGCGCGTCGGTGACCAGCCGCAGGTCGGGATCGACCACGATCATCCCGTCGCCCGTGTGCATCTGCATGCCGGAGTAGACGCCCAGCGGAGCCAGGTTGTGCACCAGCCCGCGCTGCGGGTCGTAGCAGACCAGCCCGCACTCGCGGGCCAGGGCGAAGGCCTCGCCCGACACCTCGTCGGCCCTCTCCGGGTCCACGCTGACCACGGCGCAGGCCGGGGAGACCCGCTCGGCCTCGGCCAGCCGCGCGGCGAACGCCGCCACCCCGGGATGCGGCGCGGCGGCGTCGGGCTCTCCGCGGCGGAGCGCCTGGAAGACGGTCTCCGCGTGCTCCTTGGTGATCGGCTCGGGCTCGTGCCAGACGGCCAGTTCTACGCTCACCGTCTCATCGTCCTACAGAAGATTCCCCGGGCCGAACGGGCCCCTTCCCGGCGTCGCCGCCCTCGGGCGGCCGGGTGGCCGCCGCTGCCTGGGGACCCCCGTCCGGCGGTCGCCCGAGGCGTTCCGGAGGGGGACGGCGCTACGTCCGGACCGGTCCGGACGCGGCGCGGTCTACGCGGGGGGCCGGTCCGCGGCGCGGACCTGGGACAGCTCCACCGTGCAGAACGCGCAGCGGCTGGCGTCGACCGGGATGTCGCTGAGACACTCCGGGCACTCCTTCTCGGTGGCCTTCTTGTCCCTGTCGAAGAAGGCGATGACCCGGGTCATCGGCATCACGACCAGCCAGTAGATGACCGCGGCGATGATCAGGAAGCTCAGCAGGTGGTTGATGAAGTCGCCGTACATGAACTTGGCGCCGTTGACCGTGAACACGTACTGCGAGAAGTCCGGCCCGCCGCCCCCGGTGATCGCCGCGATCAACGGCGTGATCAGGTCCTTGACCAGCGCCTGCACCAGGCCGCTGAAGGTCGCTCCGACCACCACCGCCACGGCGAGCTCGACGAGGTTTCCCCTCATCAGGAACTTCTTGAATCCGCCCATTCCTCAGCGTCCTCCACTCGTGAGAACGCTCGGACTACCCCCGCAAACCGGGTCAAACGTCGAAATCCCCGTTTTTCACGGCCATGACGAAGGTGCTCCACTCCTCGTGGGTGAACGACAGGACGGGCCCGGTACCACCGGCTTTGCCGTCCCGTACGCCGACCCAGCCGTCCTGCGATGCGATCTCGACGCAGGTGCCGTTGTTGCACCTGGACCGCCAGACCGCCCCATGGAACCGCGAGTCGCTGTCCATGCGTTTCCTCCCGGAAAGATTGATAACTCTTCTACGGAAGAGCGCCGCGCCGCGAGAATTATAGTCTATTTTCACGTCACCGGCCTGTGATCGTTTGCTGTGGTTGCCGGGGGGCGAGTGCCGGATGGGTCATCGGAAATGAATCCGCGTCCGCCGCCGGCGGCAAGATAAACGGTGCCGGCGGGATCCTCCGCCGGCACCGTCCGTGGTCTCGCGCTTCCTTTATGGGAAGTCGGCTCCTACAGGTCGAACCTTCCGTTCTTGATGCTGTATATGAAAGACCGGAATTCTGCTACGGTGAATTCCAGGATCGGCCCACTCTGATCCTTGCTGTCACGCATGCCCACGTCTCCGTTGGGAAGTCTGGTGATTTCCACACAGGAGCCGTTGTTGCACCGGCTTGAGACCTGCCACTCCAGGGACGGGAGTTCGGCGGGTTTGGAAGACGTCATCGTCTCTCCATGAAAATTTGTCGGGATTAGTGTGTTGTCTGATGACGGAATGTGCCGGTCAGGCAGCGAATCTGTCGTATGCCCTCGCGATGTGCACCGCTGATTCTTGTGGGCTCAGGGCCACTGCGCGAAGATGGTTGAGCGTTTCTCTGAAACGCTCAAGTTCTTTGGCCTTCTCCAGGTAGAAGCTACCCATGAGGGT comes from Streptosporangium roseum DSM 43021 and encodes:
- a CDS encoding DUF397 domain-containing protein, with protein sequence MDSDSRFHGAVWRSRCNNGTCVEIASQDGWVGVRDGKAGGTGPVLSFTHEEWSTFVMAVKNGDFDV
- a CDS encoding Gfo/Idh/MocA family protein, which translates into the protein MSTIKWGILATGGIAATFTEDLRLVPDAEVVAVGSRSAESARAFADRYGIPRAHGSWAELAADPDVDIVYVANTQNAHYDAVLTCLNAGKAVLCEKAFTLNRAQAAKLVDLARERRLFLMEAMWMRCVPAIRKIVELVEGGAIGPVEAVHADFGISVSVEPDHRLRDPELGGGALLDLGVYPISFAYLMLGAPAGVQSWARLTPEGVDENTGMLLGYDSGAVALLSCGITTDGPVTASVSGPLGRIELPHLFFRPGAFVLHRAGAAPETFHVPYEGTGMLHEAVEAMRCLREGLLESPLVPWQATLDVMGVMDEVRRQVGVRFPGE
- the mscL gene encoding large conductance mechanosensitive channel protein MscL, translating into MGGFKKFLMRGNLVELAVAVVVGATFSGLVQALVKDLITPLIAAITGGGGPDFSQYVFTVNGAKFMYGDFINHLLSFLIIAAVIYWLVVMPMTRVIAFFDRDKKATEKECPECLSDIPVDASRCAFCTVELSQVRAADRPPA
- a CDS encoding DUF397 domain-containing protein encodes the protein MTSSKPAELPSLEWQVSSRCNNGSCVEITRLPNGDVGMRDSKDQSGPILEFTVAEFRSFIYSIKNGRFDL